The following proteins are encoded in a genomic region of Clostridium kluyveri:
- the rpsJ gene encoding 30S ribosomal protein S10, with translation MMAKQKIRIRLKAFDHTILDQSSEKIVETAKSTGAKVAGPVPLPTEKDVVTILRAPHKYKDSREQFEIRTHKRLIDIISPSPKTVDALMRLDLPAGVDIEIKL, from the coding sequence ATAATGGCAAAACAAAAAATAAGAATAAGGCTGAAAGCTTTCGATCACACCATACTTGATCAATCATCTGAAAAGATAGTAGAAACTGCCAAGTCTACAGGAGCAAAGGTAGCAGGACCTGTACCGTTACCTACAGAAAAAGATGTGGTTACAATTCTAAGAGCCCCACATAAATATAAAGATTCAAGAGAACAATTTGAGATAAGAACTCATAAAAGACTTATAGATATAATAAGTCCATCCCCAAAAACTGTTGATGCTTTAATGAGACTTGATTTACCGGCGGGTGTCGATATTGAGATAAAATTATAA
- the rplC gene encoding 50S ribosomal protein L3, translating into MKKAILGKKLGMTQIFNENGRVVPVTVIEAGPCVVVQKKTEEKDGYKSIQIGFGDIREKLVNKPLKGHFAKSGVSLKRFLKEFKVDNIDEYEIGQEIKADIFAEGDRIDVSGVSKGKGFQGVIRRWNAQRGPMSHGSKFHRAVGSMGASSDPSRTFKNKKMPGHMGNKNTTVLNLQVAKVIPEKNIILIKGGVPGPNKSFVSIKDTVKA; encoded by the coding sequence ATGAAAAAAGCCATATTGGGTAAAAAATTAGGTATGACCCAGATATTTAATGAAAATGGTAGAGTAGTTCCTGTTACAGTAATTGAAGCAGGACCTTGTGTAGTTGTACAAAAGAAGACTGAGGAAAAGGACGGTTATAAATCTATACAGATTGGTTTTGGGGATATAAGAGAGAAGCTTGTAAACAAACCATTAAAAGGTCATTTTGCAAAGTCAGGAGTTTCATTAAAAAGATTCTTAAAAGAATTTAAAGTTGATAATATAGATGAATATGAAATAGGGCAAGAAATAAAGGCAGATATTTTTGCAGAAGGAGACAGGATTGATGTATCCGGTGTCTCAAAGGGTAAGGGGTTCCAGGGAGTAATAAGAAGATGGAATGCTCAAAGAGGACCTATGTCTCATGGTTCGAAATTCCATAGGGCTGTTGGTTCAATGGGGGCTTCTTCTGATCCATCCAGGACTTTTAAGAACAAGAAAATGCCAGGACATATGGGAAATAAGAATACTACTGTATTAAATCTACAAGTCGCAAAAGTCATTCCTGAAAAAAATATTATTTTGATAAAAGGTGGAGTACCAGGTCCTAACAAGAGTTTTGTGTCAATAAAAGATACAGTTAAGGCTTAA
- the rplD gene encoding 50S ribosomal protein L4, protein MPIVGLFNKEGQKITDFELSDKVFGVEVNQYVMHQVVVALLANKRQGTQSAKTRAEVSGGGIKPWRQKGTGRARQGSIRSPQWIHGGIVFAVKPRSYRISVPKSARRLAMKSALSSKVEENQIVVLESLEMDAPKTKEVIKMLDAFEAKKTLIVTAESNQNVYKSARNIQGVSVIPVNNLNVYDLLKFEKLIITKDAVSKIEEVYA, encoded by the coding sequence ATGCCTATAGTAGGATTATTTAATAAAGAAGGTCAAAAAATTACGGATTTTGAGTTGTCAGATAAAGTATTTGGAGTTGAAGTAAATCAATACGTTATGCACCAAGTAGTTGTAGCGTTACTTGCCAATAAAAGACAGGGAACACAGTCAGCAAAGACTAGAGCTGAAGTTTCCGGAGGTGGAATTAAGCCTTGGAGACAAAAGGGAACTGGTAGAGCAAGACAGGGTTCTATAAGATCACCTCAATGGATTCATGGTGGTATAGTTTTCGCAGTGAAACCTAGAAGTTATAGAATTTCGGTTCCTAAGTCAGCAAGAAGGTTAGCTATGAAATCTGCTCTATCAAGTAAAGTTGAAGAGAATCAGATAGTGGTACTTGAAAGTTTAGAGATGGATGCTCCAAAAACAAAAGAAGTGATAAAAATGTTAGATGCTTTTGAAGCTAAAAAGACATTAATTGTTACGGCAGAATCAAATCAAAATGTATATAAGTCAGCAAGAAATATACAGGGAGTATCGGTAATTCCTGTTAATAATTTGAATGTATATGACTTGTTAAAGTTTGAGAAGCTTATAATAACTAAGGATGCTGTATCAAAAATTGAGGAGGTGTATGCATAA
- the rplW gene encoding 50S ribosomal protein L23 has translation MKYTNYDIIRRPVITEKSMGAMNEKKYTFIVDIRANKSMIKRAIEDVFGVTVETVNTSRYKGKKKRVGVHIGKRPDYKKAIVKLTEESKTIEFFEGIQ, from the coding sequence ATGAAATATACCAATTATGATATCATAAGAAGGCCTGTTATAACTGAAAAAAGCATGGGCGCTATGAATGAAAAAAAATACACCTTTATAGTTGATATACGTGCTAATAAGTCAATGATAAAGAGAGCTATTGAGGATGTTTTTGGAGTGACCGTTGAAACTGTAAATACATCAAGATATAAAGGAAAGAAAAAAAGAGTAGGTGTCCATATAGGAAAAAGACCAGACTATAAAAAAGCCATTGTTAAACTCACAGAAGAAAGTAAAACAATAGAATTTTTTGAAGGAATACAATAA
- the rplB gene encoding 50S ribosomal protein L2 — MAVKGFRPTTPSRRHMTVNTFEEITTDIPEKSLLVALKRSGGRNAHGKITVRHIGGGAKRKYRIIDFKRNKDGIPAKVSTIEYDPNRSAFIALVTYADGEKRYIIAPVGLKVGNVIVSGADSDIKVGNCLPIVNIPVGTTIHNIELQAGKGAQLVRSAGTSAQLMAKEGKYATLRLPSGEVRYVRIECRATIGTVSNLTHEIINIGKAGRKRHMGIRPTVRGSVMNPNDHPHGGGEGKSPVGHPGPLTPWGKPALGLKTRKNKKYSDKFIIKRKNKK, encoded by the coding sequence ATGGCAGTTAAGGGATTTAGACCTACCACACCTTCAAGAAGGCATATGACTGTAAACACATTTGAAGAAATAACTACAGATATACCAGAAAAATCACTTCTTGTGGCACTGAAAAGAAGTGGTGGTAGGAATGCTCACGGTAAAATAACAGTTCGTCATATAGGTGGCGGGGCAAAACGGAAATATAGAATAATAGATTTTAAAAGAAACAAAGATGGAATACCAGCAAAGGTATCAACTATAGAATATGATCCTAACAGATCAGCATTTATAGCTCTTGTGACTTATGCAGATGGTGAAAAAAGATATATAATAGCTCCGGTTGGATTAAAAGTTGGTAATGTTATAGTATCAGGTGCAGATTCAGATATAAAGGTAGGAAATTGTCTTCCAATTGTTAACATACCTGTAGGTACAACAATTCATAACATAGAATTGCAGGCAGGAAAAGGAGCACAACTTGTAAGATCAGCAGGAACTTCAGCTCAGCTTATGGCTAAAGAGGGGAAATATGCTACTTTGAGACTTCCAAGTGGTGAGGTAAGATATGTAAGAATAGAATGTAGGGCAACAATAGGTACAGTTTCAAATTTAACACATGAAATAATTAACATAGGTAAAGCAGGTAGAAAAAGACATATGGGAATAAGACCCACAGTTAGAGGTTCTGTAATGAATCCTAATGACCATCCACATGGTGGTGGAGAAGGAAAATCGCCAGTAGGACATCCGGGACCGCTCACTCCATGGGGTAAACCTGCATTAGGATTGAAGACTAGAAAAAACAAGAAATATTCAGATAAATTTATAATTAAAAGAAAGAATAAAAAGTAA
- the rpsS gene encoding 30S ribosomal protein S19 encodes MSRSVKKGPFVQESLLKKINELNKKGEKKVIKTWSRSSTIFPQMIGHTIAVHDGRKHVPVYISEDMVGHKLGEFALTRTYRGHVNKTEKTTRVSR; translated from the coding sequence GTGAGCAGATCAGTAAAAAAAGGACCGTTTGTCCAGGAATCACTTTTAAAAAAGATAAATGAATTGAATAAAAAAGGCGAGAAAAAAGTTATAAAAACTTGGTCACGAAGTTCAACTATATTTCCTCAGATGATAGGTCATACTATAGCAGTACATGATGGAAGAAAGCATGTTCCTGTATATATATCAGAAGATATGGTAGGACATAAATTAGGAGAATTTGCATTAACTAGAACATACAGGGGACACGTTAATAAAACTGAAAAAACAACTCGTGTTTCTAGATAG
- the rplV gene encoding 50S ribosomal protein L22, translated as MEAKAIAKYVRMSSMKVRVVLNLVRGKNVNEAFAILKYTPRDAAVVVNKLLKSAVANAENNLDLNRDTLYISEAYACEGPTLKRFQPHAQGRAFRINKRSSHITLIVKERE; from the coding sequence ATGGAAGCTAAGGCTATAGCTAAATATGTAAGAATGTCCTCAATGAAAGTAAGAGTTGTACTTAATTTGGTGAGAGGCAAAAATGTAAATGAAGCTTTTGCCATATTAAAATATACTCCAAGAGATGCGGCTGTAGTGGTTAATAAACTTTTAAAATCAGCAGTTGCTAATGCAGAGAATAATTTAGATTTAAATAGAGATACTTTATATATTTCAGAGGCATATGCTTGTGAAGGGCCTACATTAAAAAGATTTCAACCACATGCTCAAGGAAGGGCTTTTAGAATCAATAAAAGAAGTAGTCATATAACTTTAATAGTTAAGGAAAGAGAGTAA
- the rpsC gene encoding 30S ribosomal protein S3 gives MGQKVHPHGLRVGIIKEWDAKWYADKKNFADNLVEDNKIRKFVKKKGAIAGISKIQIERAAKRIKLNIFTAKPGMIIGKGGQGIEALKTELKKIVPDKVILINIVEVKVAEADAQLMAENIALQLEKRISFRRAMKQTIQRAMKSGVKGVKTTCSGRLGGAEIARSESYHEGTIPLQTLRADIGYGFAEADTTYGKIGVKVWVYKGEVLPAKKPIENKEEAKA, from the coding sequence ATGGGACAAAAAGTACATCCGCACGGCTTAAGGGTTGGTATAATTAAAGAATGGGATGCCAAATGGTATGCAGATAAGAAAAATTTCGCAGATAATCTAGTTGAAGATAATAAAATTAGAAAATTTGTAAAGAAAAAAGGCGCCATAGCAGGAATTTCAAAGATCCAAATTGAAAGAGCAGCTAAAAGAATTAAGTTAAATATATTTACAGCTAAGCCTGGAATGATAATAGGAAAAGGCGGTCAGGGAATTGAAGCTTTGAAAACAGAATTGAAGAAGATAGTTCCAGATAAAGTTATACTTATAAATATAGTTGAGGTAAAGGTAGCGGAGGCTGATGCTCAACTTATGGCGGAAAATATAGCACTGCAGCTTGAAAAAAGAATTTCTTTTAGGAGAGCAATGAAGCAGACAATACAAAGAGCAATGAAATCAGGAGTTAAAGGAGTTAAGACTACATGTTCAGGAAGACTTGGTGGTGCTGAAATAGCAAGATCAGAATCCTATCATGAAGGAACAATTCCATTACAGACTTTAAGGGCCGATATAGGCTATGGGTTTGCAGAAGCAGATACTACATACGGTAAAATAGGAGTAAAGGTATGGGTATATAAAGGAGAAGTGCTTCCTGCTAAAAAACCTATTGAGAACAAGGAAGAAGCTAAAGCATAG
- the rplP gene encoding 50S ribosomal protein L16, with translation MLMPKKVKHRKVQRGRMKGKATRGNSIAYGDYAIQATECAWITNNQIESARIAINRYIRRGGKLWIKIFPDKPVTEKPAETRMGSGKGSPEYWVAVVKPGRILFELSGVPEETAREAMRLASHKLPIKTKFVTKRDFEEVGGESDEG, from the coding sequence ATGTTAATGCCTAAGAAAGTGAAGCATCGTAAGGTACAGCGAGGTAGAATGAAAGGCAAAGCTACAAGGGGTAATTCTATAGCATATGGAGATTACGCTATACAGGCTACGGAATGTGCTTGGATAACAAATAATCAGATAGAATCAGCTAGAATAGCTATAAATAGATATATTAGAAGAGGAGGAAAACTTTGGATAAAAATTTTCCCTGATAAACCTGTTACAGAAAAACCTGCAGAAACACGTATGGGTTCTGGTAAGGGTTCACCAGAATACTGGGTAGCAGTTGTTAAACCAGGCAGAATATTGTTTGAATTATCAGGTGTTCCAGAGGAGACAGCCAGAGAAGCAATGAGACTTGCATCACACAAATTACCTATAAAAACTAAATTCGTGACAAAGAGAGATTTTGAAGAAGTGGGTGGTGAAAGCGATGAAGGCTAG
- the rpmC gene encoding 50S ribosomal protein L29, whose amino-acid sequence MKARELQELRQGSSPQDLQEKVQDLKSELFNLRFQLATGQLENPMRIREVKKSIAQIKTILREKELRAFEQ is encoded by the coding sequence ATGAAGGCTAGAGAATTACAGGAACTAAGACAAGGCAGTAGCCCTCAAGACTTACAGGAAAAGGTACAGGATCTTAAATCAGAATTATTTAATTTAAGGTTTCAATTGGCAACAGGTCAATTGGAGAATCCTATGAGAATAAGGGAAGTTAAAAAATCTATAGCCCAAATTAAGACCATCCTTAGAGAAAAAGAGCTAAGGGCGTTTGAACAATAG
- the rpsQ gene encoding 30S ribosomal protein S17, with protein sequence MERGYRKTRIGTVTSDKMNKTIVVAVENKVRHPLYGKIIKKTSKFKAHDENNEAKNNDKVLIMETRPLSKDKRWRLVEIVEKAK encoded by the coding sequence GTGGAAAGAGGATATAGAAAAACAAGAATAGGAACAGTTACTTCTGATAAAATGAATAAGACTATAGTGGTGGCAGTTGAGAACAAAGTTCGTCATCCATTATATGGTAAAATAATTAAAAAGACTAGTAAATTTAAAGCTCATGATGAAAATAATGAGGCAAAGAATAATGATAAAGTATTAATAATGGAAACTAGACCTTTATCAAAAGATAAAAGATGGAGGCTTGTAGAAATAGTAGAAAAAGCTAAATAG
- the rplN gene encoding 50S ribosomal protein L14, whose protein sequence is MIQQQTLLKVADNSGAKEIMCIRVLGGSKRKWGNIGDIIVASVKSATPGGVVKKGEVVKAVIVRSARGLRRTDGSYIKFDENAAVIIKEDKQPRGTRIFGPVARELRDKDFTKILSLAPEVL, encoded by the coding sequence ATGATTCAGCAACAGACATTATTGAAGGTTGCAGATAATTCTGGCGCCAAGGAAATTATGTGCATAAGAGTTTTAGGTGGATCCAAAAGAAAATGGGGAAACATTGGTGATATAATAGTTGCTAGCGTTAAAAGTGCAACACCAGGCGGTGTTGTTAAAAAAGGAGAAGTTGTTAAGGCTGTTATTGTTAGATCTGCAAGAGGCCTAAGGAGAACAGATGGTTCATATATAAAATTTGATGAGAATGCTGCTGTTATAATAAAAGAAGATAAACAACCGAGAGGAACTCGTATCTTTGGACCGGTTGCAAGAGAGCTAAGGGATAAAGATTTTACAAAAATATTATCATTAGCACCTGAAGTTCTATAA
- the rplX gene encoding 50S ribosomal protein L24 yields MTKVHVRKKDTVMVISGKDKGKTGEVLAVMPKVSKVLVSGINIVSKHQKPNKQNMEGGIIRKEAPIYSSKVMLYCEKCKSVTRISHKILEDGTKVRVCKKCGETL; encoded by the coding sequence ATGACAAAAGTACATGTTAGAAAAAAAGATACGGTAATGGTTATTTCTGGAAAAGATAAAGGGAAAACAGGTGAAGTTTTAGCTGTAATGCCTAAAGTAAGTAAAGTCCTTGTTAGTGGTATTAACATAGTTTCAAAACATCAAAAACCTAATAAGCAAAATATGGAAGGCGGCATAATTCGTAAGGAAGCTCCTATATATAGCTCAAAAGTAATGCTGTATTGCGAAAAATGCAAAAGTGTAACTAGAATAAGTCATAAAATATTAGAGGATGGAACAAAAGTTAGGGTATGTAAAAAGTGCGGAGAAACACTATAA
- the rplE gene encoding 50S ribosomal protein L5, whose product MSLRLQEKYKKEVVPALMDKFGYKNIMQAPKLEKIVINMGVGEAKDNPKVLESAVNDLTIITGQKPVLTRAKKSIANFKLRENMAIGCKVTLRKQYMYEFADKLMNVALPRVRDFSGISDKSFDGRGNYSLGIKEQLIFPEIEYDKIDKVRGMDIVFVTTANTDEEAKELLRLFGMPFAQK is encoded by the coding sequence ATGAGTTTAAGGTTACAGGAAAAATATAAAAAAGAAGTAGTTCCAGCATTAATGGACAAATTTGGTTATAAAAATATAATGCAGGCACCAAAACTTGAAAAGATAGTTATAAATATGGGTGTGGGAGAAGCTAAAGATAATCCAAAAGTCTTAGAATCAGCAGTTAATGATTTAACTATAATTACGGGACAGAAACCAGTGCTCACCAGGGCAAAAAAATCAATAGCGAATTTTAAATTAAGAGAAAACATGGCCATAGGGTGTAAAGTTACTTTAAGAAAGCAATATATGTATGAATTTGCAGATAAACTGATGAATGTTGCATTACCAAGAGTTAGAGATTTTTCTGGAATATCTGATAAATCTTTTGATGGTAGAGGAAATTATTCATTAGGAATTAAAGAACAATTAATATTTCCAGAGATAGAATATGATAAAATAGACAAAGTTAGAGGTATGGATATAGTTTTTGTTACTACTGCCAATACTGATGAGGAAGCAAAAGAATTATTAAGATTATTTGGAATGCCATTTGCTCAAAAATAA
- a CDS encoding type Z 30S ribosomal protein S14 produces MARKALIEKWKKTPKYATKAYTRCRICGRPHAVLKKYGICRICFRELAYKGEIPGCKKASW; encoded by the coding sequence GTGGCGCGTAAAGCTTTAATAGAAAAATGGAAAAAGACGCCTAAGTATGCGACTAAAGCTTATACAAGATGTAGAATATGCGGAAGACCTCATGCTGTGTTAAAAAAGTATGGTATATGTCGTATATGTTTTAGAGAATTAGCATATAAAGGTGAAATACCAGGTTGTAAAAAAGCAAGTTGGTAA
- the rpsH gene encoding 30S ribosomal protein S8: protein MVMTDPIADLLTRIRNANVVRHEIVEVPSSTIKKAVLNIMLQEGYIKNLEEYADGSVNMIRLSMKYGKNKERVITGLKRISKPGLRVYCRKEEIPKVLNGLGVAIISTSKGIVTDREARKLGVGGEVLCYIW, encoded by the coding sequence ATGGTAATGACTGATCCTATAGCAGATTTACTTACACGTATAAGAAATGCCAATGTTGTTAGACATGAAATAGTGGAAGTACCTTCTTCAACTATTAAAAAGGCAGTATTAAACATAATGCTTCAGGAAGGGTATATAAAAAATTTAGAGGAATATGCAGATGGTTCTGTTAATATGATAAGACTTTCAATGAAATATGGTAAGAATAAAGAGAGAGTTATAACTGGACTCAAGAGGATATCTAAACCGGGATTAAGAGTTTATTGTAGAAAAGAAGAAATTCCTAAAGTTTTAAATGGACTAGGAGTTGCAATAATATCTACTTCTAAAGGAATTGTTACAGATAGAGAGGCAAGAAAATTAGGTGTAGGTGGAGAAGTACTTTGCTACATATGGTAG
- the rplF gene encoding 50S ribosomal protein L6 has product MSRIGKLPIAIPAGVTFTVTPDNVVTVKGSKGQLVKAMTKDINITVENDSVVVTRNNDEKKSRSLHGLTRALINNMVVGVTEGYSKTLELIGVGYRAQLQGKKLVMNLGFSHPVEIEAVEGVTFETPAATKVVIKGIDKELVGNVAADIRSWRKPEPYKGKGIKYDNEVIRRKEGKTGKK; this is encoded by the coding sequence ATGTCAAGAATAGGAAAACTTCCAATAGCTATTCCAGCTGGCGTGACTTTTACCGTAACACCAGATAATGTGGTTACGGTAAAAGGAAGTAAAGGCCAACTTGTGAAAGCTATGACAAAAGATATTAATATTACTGTTGAAAATGATTCAGTAGTAGTTACAAGAAATAATGATGAAAAGAAATCGAGATCCCTTCATGGATTAACTAGAGCATTGATAAATAATATGGTTGTGGGCGTAACTGAGGGATATTCAAAAACATTGGAACTAATCGGTGTAGGATATAGAGCTCAATTGCAAGGAAAAAAATTAGTTATGAATTTAGGATTTTCACATCCAGTTGAGATAGAAGCAGTTGAAGGAGTAACTTTTGAAACACCAGCTGCCACAAAAGTTGTAATAAAAGGTATTGATAAAGAACTGGTTGGGAATGTTGCGGCAGACATAAGGTCTTGGAGAAAACCTGAACCTTATAAGGGAAAAGGAATTAAGTATGATAATGAAGTTATAAGACGTAAAGAAGGAAAAACAGGTAAGAAGTAG
- the rplR gene encoding 50S ribosomal protein L18 has product MFKKYDKKKLRKKRHLRVRKKIFGTSEVPRLSVYRSEKNIYAQIIDDIKGTTLVSASSVDKDFEGNGSNKEAAKVVGKSIANKAIEKGIKEVVFDRGGYIYHGRVQNLAEGAREGGLQF; this is encoded by the coding sequence ATGTTTAAAAAATATGATAAGAAAAAGCTGAGAAAAAAACGTCATCTAAGAGTTCGTAAAAAAATTTTTGGAACCAGTGAGGTACCAAGACTTTCAGTATATAGAAGTGAAAAAAATATATATGCTCAAATAATAGATGATATAAAAGGAACAACTCTAGTTTCTGCTTCAAGTGTAGATAAAGATTTCGAAGGTAATGGAAGTAATAAAGAAGCAGCAAAAGTTGTTGGTAAAAGTATAGCTAATAAGGCTATCGAAAAAGGAATTAAAGAAGTAGTTTTTGATAGAGGCGGATATATATATCACGGAAGAGTACAAAATCTTGCAGAAGGAGCAAGAGAAGGTGGATTACAATTTTAA
- the rpsE gene encoding 30S ribosomal protein S5 has translation MRIDPSTLNLKEKVVFINRVAKVVKGGRNFRFSALVVVGDENGHVGVGTGKSIEIPEAIRKGIEDAKKNLIEVPIIGTTVPHNITGQFGTGKVFIMTASEGTGIIAGGPSRAVLELSGLKDVRAKSVGSNNPRNMVNATIDGLSKLKTAEHIASLRGKTVEEILG, from the coding sequence ATGAGGATCGATCCTAGCACTTTAAATCTTAAAGAAAAAGTTGTATTCATAAACAGAGTTGCTAAGGTTGTTAAAGGTGGTAGAAATTTTAGATTCAGCGCCCTAGTTGTAGTTGGAGACGAGAATGGTCATGTAGGCGTAGGAACTGGAAAGTCTATAGAAATACCTGAGGCAATTAGAAAAGGAATAGAAGATGCAAAGAAGAATTTGATTGAAGTTCCAATAATTGGGACTACAGTACCACATAATATAACTGGCCAATTTGGAACGGGAAAAGTATTTATAATGACAGCTAGTGAAGGAACAGGAATTATAGCAGGTGGCCCTTCAAGAGCAGTTCTTGAACTTTCAGGATTGAAAGACGTTAGAGCAAAATCTGTTGGTTCCAATAATCCAAGAAATATGGTAAATGCCACTATTGATGGTTTGTCAAAGCTAAAGACAGCAGAACATATAGCTAGTCTTAGAGGTAAAACTGTCGAAGAGATTTTAGGTTAG
- the rpmD gene encoding 50S ribosomal protein L30 translates to MAKLKITLKKSLIGRKKDHIATVNALGLKKIGKVVEHEDNPQIKGMIKKVSYLLEVEEV, encoded by the coding sequence TTGGCTAAACTTAAAATAACTTTGAAAAAAAGTTTAATAGGAAGAAAAAAAGATCATATTGCCACTGTTAATGCTCTAGGACTAAAAAAAATAGGAAAAGTTGTAGAACATGAGGATAACCCTCAAATAAAAGGCATGATTAAAAAAGTTAGCTATCTTTTAGAAGTAGAAGAAGTATAG
- the rplO gene encoding 50S ribosomal protein L15 — protein MKLHELKPAEGSRKSRKRIGRGTGSGLGRNAGKGEKGQKARAGGGVRIGFEGGQMPLYRRVPKRGFTNIFAKQYSELNVERLNIFEDGTEITPELLIEKRMIRKSKDGLKILGNGELQKKLTVKAVKFTKAAAQKIEAAGGKVEVI, from the coding sequence ATGAAACTTCATGAGTTAAAACCAGCAGAAGGATCCAGAAAGTCACGTAAGAGAATTGGTAGAGGTACTGGTTCAGGACTTGGAAGAAATGCTGGAAAAGGTGAAAAAGGACAAAAAGCTAGAGCTGGCGGTGGAGTAAGAATAGGATTTGAAGGCGGACAAATGCCACTTTATAGAAGAGTTCCTAAAAGAGGATTTACTAATATATTTGCAAAGCAGTATTCAGAACTAAACGTTGAGAGATTAAATATATTTGAAGATGGAACAGAGATTACACCAGAGCTATTGATAGAGAAAAGAATGATTAGAAAATCTAAAGACGGTTTAAAAATACTTGGAAATGGTGAATTGCAAAAGAAGCTTACAGTAAAGGCAGTTAAATTTACAAAAGCTGCAGCACAAAAAATAGAAGCGGCAGGAGGAAAAGTAGAGGTGATATAA